The Coregonus clupeaformis isolate EN_2021a chromosome 37, ASM2061545v1, whole genome shotgun sequence sequence ccagtacaagaattaagtaaaaccacaagtccaaatccctatctccatccatggctaatttaggaaagggtcaATGACGTATTGCTCTCGATGTGATGTTattggagtgaagccaaatccaaactggcttcactTGACACTTTATTTTGGtgagccaggaccattcacagttgagctcacacaacataatgccacagatgtttcaagtgttgagggagcgtgcaattagcatgctgactgcaggaatgtccaccagagctgttgccagataattgaatgttcatttctctaccataagccacctccaacatagttctagagaatttggcagtacgtccaaccagcctcacaaccacactcCTCGTGTAACCTCGacagcccaggatctccacatccggtttctgataccagccacctggacagctgatgaaactatggatgaaactatgggtttgcataaccgaagaatttctgcacaaactgtcagaaacagtctcagggaagctcatctgcgtgctcgtcgtcctcaccagggtcttgacctgactgcagttcagcgtcgtaaccgacttcagtgggcaaatgctcaccttcgatggaaactggcacgctggagaagtgtgatctttactgatgaatcccggtttaaactgtaccgggcagatggcaaacagcgtgtatggcatggtgtgggtgagtggtttgctgatgtcaacggtGTGAACAGAGTGCGCCATTGtggcggtagggttatggtatgggcaggcataagctacggatgacaacaaacacaattgcattttattgatggcaatttgaatgcacagagataccgtgatgacatccgaggcccattgtcgtgccattcatcacctcatgtttcagcatgataatgcacggccccatgtcgcaaggatctgtacacaatttctggaagctaaacatttcccagttcttactgggcctgcatactcaccagacatgtcacccattgagcatgtttggttaCAAATGAAATATTACAATGCCCCGAAATTATACAAATTTTGCCTATGAAACGTGTTAAAATATGTGAATCACTGTGTATCCTATTCTAACGTACATATATCAAGTGACAGGGATTTAATTTAGTGCTTATTGTTGTGATGATACACTATtttacaataaaatatattttttctgagAAATTGCTTTGTTTTCTATTTAATATTCTCTTTTCATGTCTGATCAAGTGAGTAAATATCATATTCTGATATCATATTCATATGATTCATTCAAATACATCATTGATTTCTATGAGCAACCTACCGTATACTGCTTGTAGTGGGGTGCGAATGAAGGCTGTAACACGGGAACAGATCCAGGCCATTTGCTTGTTTTCTGGCTTTTCAGCCAAGCAGACCCATGCATTTTCCTCATGTAGACATTAGTAAAAAGGTGCAAGATTACAGGGCAACTCCACCCCTTTTCAAGCTCATTTTCACAggtttggtgctggagatgatgaatgtgAGGTTGAAAAGTGTCTGGAATGCCCTTTAAAAGTGCTGCTTGACTGAGAAATGGGAGCAGTTATGTCTAGGCTTAGGGTCATTCTTAATTACTATTTTACACTTGCATTACAGTCTCTTGTATACAGTAATATACAGTTCTATTACAAGGCAAGCACATTCAGCCAAACCAGAATTTGCAGCCCCTTTCGATAATATCAAGAAAATCATCAAAACAAGGAAAGCCCCTTGGATAAAACAATAGTCTGAACACCTGACAATTTATTGAAGACATATGACTTATAATTTTGAGGCGACATTGTTGACTGCCGACGTTTCCAAGTGAAATTATCTCCTATGCGTAACTGCTGTCTGCGACAAAacgatgagggagagagagagacagatacgcTCGCGTTGGCAGACAGCCAAGCCTACAGCTGATTCTATACATTTTCAGCACTATGGACAGTTCTATTCTGCAGCCCGAGCAGACTGAGGGGGTATAAAAGGTAGGAGCCGTGCTGTTTAGCCTGCACACCAACACGGCTGAGTCTTCTGAGACAATATGAGCCACAGAATGGAGTATCGTTCGGGCTCTCCGCATAGGGGAGCTCAAGCTGAGTATTCCCGCTATCAACTCAAACTGACTGGATCCCCCTCTGCGTCCAGGACAATTGGCTTTGAGTCGACTACCGCATCTATAAACAAAGGATATGCAAACACACTGAATAGCGAATTCGGATCCGTTCCGAGATCATCGGAgagctttttttatttatcaaacCCATTTACCGGGGTGTTGATGAAAACGAATGAGAAAGAACTGCTCCATGGGCTGAACGATCGTTTCGCCGGATTCATAGAGAAGGTGCGTCATTTCGAGCATCAAAATGAATTGCTCGAGAGGGAAATCGAGGAAATAAAACAGAAAGCACAGTCCCCTGCGTCTCTGGCCCAGGAGCACGAGCCGGAGCTTATGGATCTGAGGAAACAAGTTCATGACATCACCCTTCAGAAGCGTCAGATCGAGATAGAGCATCAGAACCTGGAGGAAGATTTCCTCACCTTGAGAGACAAGTACGAGCAGGAGGCGCGTGACCGCTCGGACGCAGAGAACGGCATCCTTGTGCTAAAAAAGGACGCCAACGATGCATACCTCGCCAAACTTCAGTTGGACAAGAAAGCGCAGTCTCTAGTGGACGAGATCCACTTCCTGAAGAAGAACCATGAGGACGAGGTATCGGAGATGGTGGCCCAGATCCAAGAGGCTCAGGTAACGGTCAAGGCGCACAACTTTGGCAAACCCGAAATCACTGCGGCTCTCTGGGACATCCGTGCACATTTAGAAGGTCACGCTGCCTCCGACATTCAGCAGGCGGAGGAGGGCTTCCGTGTCCAGTTCGCAAAGTTAACCAAAGCggcagagagcaacagagaggcgCTGAAGGCGACCCAGCAGGAGATCCAGGAGAATAGAAGGCTGCTGCAGGGAAAAAATATTGAGCTGGACTGCGGGAAAGGAACGAGAGAGGCCCTGGAAAAACAACTACACGAGCTGGAGGAGCGTCACTATGTGGAAATGATTCATTACCAGGTAGGCTGTGGTTTATTTTGTACCTCTAATCAAtgtaaataaacatgtgcatTTTTATGATTCATATTTGTATTCAGGCCTATGTTGTAGGTGTCGGCCACAAATATAGGCCCCATGTGAACTATACCATTATTGGAATATAATTTCCTCATATAAATATTATTTCCCCCCCTAAATTTCTCCCTGTTGTCATACCAACTAAAGTGGCTGGTGGACACTATTATTGACTCTATTTGTGTGCTTTTCTGTCCAGGACACTATCAGGCAGCTGGAGAATCAGCTGACCAATGCTAAACTAGACATGTCTGGCTACCTGAGAGAGTACCAGGACCTGCTGAATGTCAAAATGGCTTTAGATGTGGAGATTCTCTCTTACAGGTAAGAGACATCAGCTCCgtctattaggcttggtgggggactcaggtgcagagacggacacacggacaacagagggtgaattaggatgtcgtttattcagcgtgaattggcagagagaaacagttcagggtggaatagcttcagaccggggtaggagctgagtgggggggagagccagtagtccggagagctggatgacgaggatatcagacaacagatgagcaggttgcggcgtgggaatggcaggtaggcaggcagcaggaacagacgggatcacaggtagtgtaggaacgaactggcgctggagaggtgtccagcccgggtagataactgctggttgattgatgacaatgagccgcagctggaagtaacggagcatgagagagaatggccacgccccctgacctagatcctctgactgggctgcacagcagggggagacagacacagacaacacacacacacaggggaaaaaggaaaagggaaacaagcgggaaccggaccaacagtgccgaaccgtaacaccGTCTCTACCATATATAATATCATTGACTGAGGAAAATACCATATATATCATAATGTGTTCCTGGATCTTTTTCTGAGGATAACCAAAGGGTGTGCATTTTAttctagcccagcactaacacatctGATTCAACTTAGTGCTGGGTTAGAGCAAAACTGCAATAGTGTTAGTGAGGGATTACTACAAAACACAGTAAATAGTGAACAATGAAGAAAGACCAATCAAAAtaaacagtagacattttattGAAATAGTTTGATTTCATATTTAACCTCAACTGACCATAGACCATATCACAACACAGAATGACACTTTAATCATAATATGGATATTCAGACACATCCACACACATTGGTAGCGTCGCAAGCCACCTGATCTGGCGAGCTCACATGGATGTGCACAGCGGTGATCAGTCTGGTATTTACGAGGCTAACACATTGTGTCTGTACACatgtctgtaacttgtgaggtgtggaaacattttgttgcttttatgaattttgtcttgctgctttttgttctatgttgctcggtctgtatgctacgtcttgcttgtcctatgttgctatgtctgtatgctatgtcttgttctatgttgttattgtctatattgtaattgtttttaataacctgcccagggactgcggttgaaaattagccggctggctaaaaccggcacttttactgaaacgttgattaatgtgcactgtccctgtaaaaataaactcaaactcaactcAACTCAACATTGGGACATATCCATATTATAGTCATGACGGTAATAACAGGTCTTTCTGTCTCCCTATAGGAAACTCCTGGAGGGTGAGGAGTCCCGTCTGTACACCATCTCTGACACCCACATCTCCATGCCCTGCATCTACAACCAGCCCCCCGTCTACACCCTGCCTTGCCTGGCCCGGCAGGGAGGTCCCACACGCAGATCTGTGCCCCAGTACAAGTTTGTAGAGGAGATTAAAACTGAGACCACCAGAGAGGTGGAGATGTCCGACATCGAGGAGACAGGCTCTGAGGAGACAGAACCTAAAACAGGAAGTTCAATAAAGGGTGAACCACAGGTCCCCATGGAGGACATCTCCAAAGAATCCAAAAAGTTGTcagaggagagaaaaaaagaaatagATCTGAAAGAGGAGAGTTTTTCAACAGAGCAACAGCAGGATAGCCCAAAAGAAAGTcccatcaaagagagaaaaaagGTAGATATGACAGAGCAGAGTGCCCCAACACCGGAGCAGAAACCTGATCAGAAGGAGCACAGCAAGTCAGACCAACCTCAAGAGGTAGAGAGTGCTGTGACAACACAAGGGGCAGAGTGCGATGTGAGAACACAAGAAGAGGATCTCCCTGAGACCACAGAGAAGGGCATGGAATCCCCTGATATCACTGCAGAGCTGAAGAGCAGTTCAACCAAAGCGGCAGTGGAGCAGGTGAAGTCACCAGATGATTCTGGTGTAAAAACGACACAggatgacacaacagtaggaAGTAAAATTCCAGACGGAATTCCCAGCACAACAAGTGAGTGTAAGGAAGAGCCTGTGCCAAAGAATCCTGAAAAGGAGGTGGGTCCGAAAGAGCCAAACGTGGGCAACAAGGATGATAGTGTAAAAAAGGTTGAGCTGAATGAATCGAATGGCAGTGAAAGGTTCACAAAAGATGTCTCAACAGCTGAGGAAAAAGTGAAAGAATCTgagacatcccctaaaccagacaaAACCGTCACCCCAaaagaagaaacatcccctaaaccagagcCCACATTCACCCCTAAAGAGgagacatcccctaaaccagaccccactgtcacccttAAAAAGGAGACATCCCcaaaaccagaccccactgtcacccctaaagaagaaaTATCCTCTAAACCAGACCCAACTGCCACCCCTAAAGAGGAAATATCCCCCAAaacagaccccactgtcacccctaaagaagaaacatcccctaaaccagaccccactgtcacccctaaagaggagacatcccctaaaccagaccccactgtcaccccgaAAGAAGAAACATCCTCTAAACCAGACCCAACTGCCACCCCTAAAGAGGAAATATCCCCCAAAACAgcccccactgtcacccctaaagaagaaacatcccctaaaccagaccccactgtcactcctaaagaggagacatcccctaaaccagaccccactgtcaccccgaaagaagaaacatcccctaCCCCAGaacccactgtcacccctaaagaagaaacatcccctaaaccagaccccactgtcacccctaaagaggaAACAttccctaaaccagaccccactgtcacccctaaagaggagacatcccctaaaccagaccccactgtcacccctaaagaggagacatcccctaaaccagaccccactgtcatcCCTAAAGAACAAATATCCCCTAAACCAGAACCCACTATCACCCCTAAAGAGGAAATATACTCTAAACCAGACACCACTGTAACACCAAAAGAGGAAATATCCTCTAAACCGGACCCAACCACCACCACTAAAGTAAAAActtcccctaaaccagacccaaACATCACCCCTAAAGAGGAAATATCCCCAAAACCAGACCCCACTATCACCCCTAAAGAGGAAATATACTCTAAACCAGACACCACTGTAACACCAAAAGAGGAAATATCCTCTAAACCGGACCCAACCACCACCACTAAAGTAAAAActtcccctaaaccagacccaaACATCACCCCTAAAGAGGAAatatcccctaaaccagaccccactgtcacccccaaagaagaaacatcccctaaaccagaccccactgtcacccctaaagaggagacatcccctaaaccagaccccactgtcacccctaaagaaggAACATCCCCTAAACCAAACCCCACTGTCACTCCTAAAGAGGAGATATCCCATAAACCAGACCCCACTATCACCCCTAAAGAAcaaacatcccctaaaccagaccccactgtcacccctaaagaggagacatcccctaaaccagaccccactgtcacccctaaagaaggAACATCCCCTAAAGAAGGAACATCCCCTAAACCAAACCCCACTGTCACTCCTAAAGAGgagacatcccctaaaccagaccacACTTTCAACCATAAACAGgagacatcccctaaaccagaccccactgtcaacCCTAAAAAGGAGACATCCCCAAAACCAGACCCCACTTTCACCCCTAAAGAGgagacatcccctaaaccagaacCCACTGTCACCTCTAAAGAGgagacatcccctaaaccagaccccactgttaCCCCTAAAGAAggaacatcccctaaaccagaccccactgtcaccaaTAAAGAACAAACACCCCCTAAACCAGaacccactgtcacccctaaagaagaaacatcccctaaaccagaccccactgtcccCTCTGAAGAGGccacatcccctaaaccagaccccactgtcacccctataGAACAAATATCCCCTAAACCAGaacccactgtcacccctaaagaggaAATATCCTCTAAACCGGACCCAACCACCACCCCTAAAGAGGAAAtatcccctaaaccagactcaACTCTCACCCCAGAATCAACAACCTCCCCTAAACCAGACTTAACCCTCACCCCAGAATCAACAACCTCCCCTAAACCAGACTCAACCCTCACCCCAGAATCAACAACCTCCCCTAAACCAGACTCAACCCTCACCCCAGAATCAACAACCTCCCCTAAACCAGACTCAACCCTCACCCCAGAATCAACAACCACCCCTAAACCAGACTCAACCCTCACCCCAGAATCAACGACCACCCCTAAACCAGACTCAACTCTCACCCCAGAATCAACGACCACCCCTAAACCGGACTCAATACTCACCCCAGAATCAACGACCACCCCTAAACCAGACTCAACCCTCACCCCAGAATCAACAACCTCCCCTAAACAAGACTCAATCCTCACCCCAGAATCAACGACCACCCCTAAACCAGACTCAACCCTCACCCCAGAATCAACGACCACCCCTAAACCAGACTCAACCCTCACCCCAGAATCAACAACCTCCCCTAAACCAGACTCAACCCTCACCCCAGAATCAACAACCACCCCTAAACCAGACTCAACCCTCACCTCAGAATCAACGACCACCCCTACAGAAGAGAGTGAAACGATCAGCAGTGGTGACAAAGCTAAGACAATCACACCAACAGAGAAACAGGTGTCTGCAGTTGCAGAGAGCATGGATTCACACAGGGAGGCGCCAGAGAGCAACACAACTCAGGAGAAACCAGAGGAAAGTATGGCCAAAGAGCCTGAGAAGGTTACAGATCCCAAAGATGAAACCCCAAAGACAGAGAGCGTGAAGACCAAGTCCTCTGAGTTACAACCTGAACATGTGGAGATATCTATTACAAAGACATCTCCAGTGAAAGAACAGGATGTATCAGACGTAGGTTTGAAAGAGAAAACAGTTGATGGGAAGATAACAGAACAGGCGCAATTTAAAATAGACGAGAACGGCTTTACAGGAGGTGATGGAGAGAGCAAAGATGACACAACTTTGAAGAAGACAACAGGATAAGATGCTGAGCCAATCGCAGAGATGCAAGCTAAACCTAAAACTTGGGACTTAACCTCTTTTTAGAATGACTAGATTTAGAGGTCAGTAGAGGTTTTCTGTAAAACTGCATGGTTAGTGCAAGCCTTTAAAGCAATATGAGCACTGCTCCGCCTTAAAAAATTTACTGACACTTAATATGTACAGTATCATGGTTTGTGACTGTCAATTATGAGGCACAGTTAATGAACTCCTGTGAGAGAGATGTACTGTAATATTGAATGTAACAAATCAAAAGCTGTATTTTGCTGTATCTATTTACTTCTGCCCAATGGATGTGAATGTGCATAGGAATGATCATGTGAATGGTTGATAATGTGATTTGATCATGCTTGAATGTGCTGAGCAATAAATGCTATTTGAAGAGCACTTCTGTTTCcagtgtggtgtcgagacaacgatgctgatatgctgtgtagacaaggaatccgctgacactgtaattgattataaagatttattatatcaaaggttcCAGCATCAATTTAaagatttctgcagaaatccggagaacaactaacccaatctaaaaatgattattctcccagtcctttgttcaaacatggtatttatcctatgtaacacaatatgggtgttttgaatagaccaatccctggcttccacatatccaagtctcctctgtttcagggggcccctatattaatgttttccagatgtttcagcaaggcaaaatttgcaaacgtcagccaaaattataaactgttcagatactacatatttccccccttcgagactaattaagtctcgaaaacaaaaagaataggattatgacaaacaACAATTTTTCTTCTTGAGTAACTTCAGCAATACAACAAaatgtatggagagtaaacacatttttatatagacacatttttgtggaGTGTAAAccaattgttatggagtgtaagagcgaaaaacctgtctttcattccaaatatccatcaattaatcaagacaggaaaattctctcacggcccctctgccccaggcgaccacctaagtactccagatcaatttataaatctttatcaatgcattttaagctatgatgcaattgaatacacatgaaaacctccgaaaacaaaatacaatcaaaaatgtccacattcagtctggtcgacccatcggaccctcctgtggattctctctgtccctgcctagacccaatattcCTAAGCATTGTCGACTTTCAATgtaacgtcgatgatggaatctgaacatttccacaccttccttgttccacttcctcctgtccattcatattgtccatgtttgagtatttg is a genomic window containing:
- the LOC121553250 gene encoding neurofilament light polypeptide-like, with protein sequence MKTNEKELLHGLNDRFAGFIEKVRHFEHQNELLEREIEEIKQKAQSPASLAQEHEPELMDLRKQVHDITLQKRQIEIEHQNLEEDFLTLRDKYEQEARDRSDAENGILVLKKDANDAYLAKLQLDKKAQSLVDEIHFLKKNHEDEVSEMVAQIQEAQVTVKAHNFGKPEITAALWDIRAHLEGHAASDIQQAEEGFRVQFAKLTKAAESNREALKATQQEIQENRRLLQGKNIELDCGKGTREALEKQLHELEERHYVEMIHYQDTIRQLENQLTNAKLDMSGYLREYQDLLNVKMALDVEILSYRKLLEGEESRLYTISDTHISMPCIYNQPPVYTLPCLARQGGPTRRSVPQYKFVEEIKTETTREVEMSDIEETGSEETEPKTGSSIKGEPQVPMEDISKESKKLSEERKKEIDLKEESFSTEQQQDSPKESPIKERKKVDMTEQSAPTPEQKPDQKEHSKSDQPQEVESAVTTQGAECDVRTQEEDLPETTEKGMESPDITAELKSSSTKAAVEQVKSPDDSGVKTTQDDTTVGSKIPDGIPSTTSECKEEPVPKNPEKEVGPKEPNVGNKDDSVKKVELNESNGSERFTKDVSTAEEKVKESETSPKPDKTVTPKEETSPKPEPTFTPKEETSPKPDPTVTLKKETSPKPDPTVTPKEEISSKPDPTATPKEEISPKTDPTVTPKEETSPKPDPTVTPKEETSPKPDPTVTPKEETSSKPDPTATPKEEISPKTAPTVTPKEETSRNIP
- the LOC123482735 gene encoding cell surface glycoprotein 1-like; protein product: PKPDPTVIPKEQISPKPEPTITPKEEIYSKPDTTVTPKEEISSKPDPTTTTKVKTSPKPDPNITPKEEISPKPDPTITPKEEIYSKPDTTVTPKEEISSKPDPTTTTKVKTSPKPDPNITPKEEISPKPDPTVTPKEETSPKPDPTVTPKEETSPKPDPTVTPKEGTSPKPNPTVTPKEEISHKPDPTITPKEQTSPKPDPTVTPKEETSPKPDPTVTPKEGTSPKEGTSPKPNPTVTPKEETSPKPDHTFNHKQETSPKPDPTVNPKKETSPKPDPTFTPKEETSPKPEPTVTSKEETSPKPDPTVTPKEGTSPKPDPTVTNKEQTPPKPEPTVTPKEETSPKPDPTVPSEEATSPKPDPTVTPIEQISPKPEPTVTPKEEISSKPDPTTTPKEEISPKPDSTLTPESTTSPKPDLTLTPESTTSPKPDSTLTPESTTSPKPDSTLTPESTTSPKPDSTLTPESTTTPKPDSTLTPESTTTPKPDSTLTPESTTTPKPDSILTPESTTTPKPDSTLTPESTTSPKQDSILTPESTTTPKPDSTLTPESTTTPKPDSTLTPESTTSPKPDSTLTPESTTTPKPDSTLTSESTTTPTEESETISSGDKAKTITPTEKQVSAVAESMDSHREAPESNTTQEKPEESMAKEPEKVTDPKDETPKTESVKTKSSELQPEHVEISITKTSPVKEQDVSDVGLKEKTVDGKITEQAQFKIDENGFTGGDGESKDDTTLKKTTG